Within the Bradyrhizobium ottawaense genome, the region TCGGCACACCGCCGGCATGATGGAAGTGCTCCATGTAGTGCTCGCCGGACGGTTTCAGGTCGATCAGCACGGGCACTTCGCGGCCAAGCTTGTCGAAGGCTGCGAGATCGATACGATTTTTGGTGCGGTTGGCAATCGCGGTCAGATGAATGAGGCCGTTGGTCGAGCCGCCGATCGCCTGCAGCACCACCTGCGCATTGCGGAACGACGACGCCGTCAGAAATTCGCTGGGCTTTGGCCCCTTCGCGATCGCCATCGCGGCGGCAACCCTGCCGCTCGCTTCGGCGGAACGAAACCGTTCGGCATGCGGCGCCGGTATGGTCGCGCTCATCGGCAGCGACAGGCCGAGCGTTTCGGTGATGCACGCCATGGTGCTGGCGGTACCCATCACCATGCAGGTGCCGACCGACGGCGCCAGCCGGCCGTTGACGGCCTCGATCTCGACGTCGTCGATTTCACCGGCGCGGTATTTGGCCCACAGCCGCCGGCAATCGGTGCAGGCGCCGAGCACCTCGCCCTTGTGATGCCCGACCACCATCGGCCCGACCGGAATGACCACGGTCGGCAGATCGGCAGAGACTGCTGCCATGATCTGCGCCGGCAAGGTCTTGTCGCAGCCGCCGATCACCACAATGGAGTCCATCGGCTGGGCGCGGATCATCTCCTCGGTATCCATCGCCATCAGATTGCGCAGATACATCGACGTCGGATGCGAGAAGCTTTCGGCAATCGAGATGGTCGGGAATACCATCGGCATCGCGCCCGACAGCATCACGCCGCGCTTCACGGCCTCGATGATCTGCGGCACATTGCCGTGGCAGGGATTGTAATCGCTGTAGGTATTGGTGATGCCGACGATCGGGCGATTGAGCGCGTCGTCGGAATAGCCCATCGCCTTGATGAAGGCCTTGCGCAGGAACAGCGAAAATCCGGCGTCGCCATAGCTCGCCAATCCCTTGCGAAGTCCGTCGTCAGCCATCTCTTTAATTCCCGTGGTCGTTGGCCGCCCACTAAAGGAGGCCGCGGAATTATTGTCAATGCATGATAATTCGCGGGCCAAATTAAGCGGATAGCCGCCAAAATCCCATCATTATTGACAATGAATGGGGTACTGTGCTGACTTTGAGAGATGAAAGCTCAGGCAGAGGAAGCTTCCGCGCTGACGCGCGAGGAGGAACAGGCGGAAGTCATTCGCCGCCTGGAAGAGGACATCATCTTCGGCCGCTTCGCGCCGGGCTCGCGGCTGGTCGAGGACACGCTGATGACGCGCTACGGCGCCAGCCGGCATTTCGTGCGCCAGGGCCTGTTCCAGCTCGAACGCCAGGGCATCGTGCTGCGCGAGAAGAATATCGGCGCCACCGTGCGGTTCTATTCGGCCGAGGAAGTGCGGCAGATCTACGAGGTGCGGGAGATGCTGACGCGGCAGGCCGCGCTGATGATCGCGCTGCCCGCGCCCGCCAGCCTGATCGAAGAGTTGAGCGAGCTGCAGCGGCAATATTGCGCGAGGGCCGATGCGCAGGACCTGCGCGGCATTCACGAGACCAACGACGCCTTCCACGTCGCGCTGTTTTCGGCTTGCGGCAATCCCTATCTGGTGCGCTCGCTGCAGGACTACATGAACCTGACGCTGCCGATGCGGGCCAAGAACCTCGCCGACAAGGAAGGTTTGGCGCTATCGCGTCGCCAGCACGAACTAATGATCGAGCTGTTGAAGGGCCGCGACAGCTGGGCGCTGGCGCAGCTCTGCGTCGACCACATGCAGTTCAGCAAGGCGGACTATCTCGGCCGCATCGCGGACAACAAGAATCCGTAAGTCCGGCATCGGCG harbors:
- a CDS encoding IlvD/Edd family dehydratase yields the protein MADDGLRKGLASYGDAGFSLFLRKAFIKAMGYSDDALNRPIVGITNTYSDYNPCHGNVPQIIEAVKRGVMLSGAMPMVFPTISIAESFSHPTSMYLRNLMAMDTEEMIRAQPMDSIVVIGGCDKTLPAQIMAAVSADLPTVVIPVGPMVVGHHKGEVLGACTDCRRLWAKYRAGEIDDVEIEAVNGRLAPSVGTCMVMGTASTMACITETLGLSLPMSATIPAPHAERFRSAEASGRVAAAMAIAKGPKPSEFLTASSFRNAQVVLQAIGGSTNGLIHLTAIANRTKNRIDLAAFDKLGREVPVLIDLKPSGEHYMEHFHHAGGVPKLMAQLGDLLDLDARTITGATLRDVVAGAEDVPGQDAIRPRNNPIKPEGAMAVLHGNLAPRGAVIKHSAASPKLLQHTGRAVVFESVEDMTLRVDDPALDVTADDVLVLRNAGPKGAPGMPEAGYLPIPKKLARTGVKDMVRISDARMSGTAFGTIVLHITPESAVGGPLALVRNGDMIRLDVASRSIDLLIDDAELEKRRAALAPPTTPDWAKRGYAHLFNETILQADEGCDFDFMRGEGK
- a CDS encoding GntR family transcriptional regulator, which produces MKAQAEEASALTREEEQAEVIRRLEEDIIFGRFAPGSRLVEDTLMTRYGASRHFVRQGLFQLERQGIVLREKNIGATVRFYSAEEVRQIYEVREMLTRQAALMIALPAPASLIEELSELQRQYCARADAQDLRGIHETNDAFHVALFSACGNPYLVRSLQDYMNLTLPMRAKNLADKEGLALSRRQHELMIELLKGRDSWALAQLCVDHMQFSKADYLGRIADNKNP